A window from Drosophila miranda strain MSH22 chromosome Y unlocalized genomic scaffold, D.miranda_PacBio2.1 Contig_Y2_pilon, whole genome shotgun sequence encodes these proteins:
- the LOC117193718 gene encoding uncharacterized protein LOC117193718, translated as MWEQLERYRNHFLQLEVKDVLKPSSINCQQNTEWKEAMEKRNKCKCYPHGCAPSSPYFEDRAQLAYGWFALPKLMKEMDSDMRQTHWKAIVSLTEFLLNPLNAERAIIEMDIVRKVKNDFMRMRLKIYKEEHSEVETYLNIFNILSRSLNGAENIANRKCLRVEFYKIIKSRVPLQEDMAAEILRNLTGKPKVLGIVMEDPDNLASAVSIFLQDRCQPLYPRHLWHHLCHMLELDPERGIELGLFEFLHSRIQSRLPFYWCMATKAFALLLRCPEGQRRFDAIDGVKLLFEVFQEIEIDPKKMLPRQKVMSWEFVVLALLNGLHSKRALWRSREFTPLPCYVGRLMSTETNPRLQVSCLKALRELGVMPCIKRYIIGNWLEDVRQLFCLDADAECPRDALLDWLRRDIADSS; from the exons ATGTGGGAGCAGCTGGAAAGATATCGCAATCACTTTTTGCAACTCGAAGTCAAAGATGTTCTCAAGCCCAGCTCCATCAACTGCCAGCAGAATACGG AATGGAAAGAGGCCATGGAAAAACGTAACAAGTGCAAATGCTATCCACACGGTTGCGCACCGAGCTCCCCGTACTTCGAGGATCGGGCACAGCTGGCCTACGGGTGGTTTGCTTTGCCAAAATTGATGAAAGAAATGGACAGTGATATGCGCCAGACCCATTGGAAGGCTATTGTTTCGTTGACAGAGTTCCTTTTAAATCCGTTGAATGCGGAAAGAGCCATCATTGAAATGGACATTGTGAGAAA GGTGAAGAATGACTTTATGAGGATGAGATTGAAGATCTACAAAGAAGAGCACAGTGAAGTGGAAACATATCTAAATATTTTCA ACATTCTATCTCGCAGTTTGAATGGCGCCGAGAATATTGCTAATCGGAAATGTCTGAGAGTTGAGTTTTACAAAATCATAAAGAGTCGAGTACCACTCCAAGAGGATATGGCCGCTGAAATCTTACGCAATTTGACAGGCAAACCAAAGG TTCTAGGAATCGTAATGGAGGACCCCGATAACTTGGCCTCAGCGGTTTCCATCTTCCTGCAGGACCGCTGCCAGCCTTTATATCCCCGGCATCTCTGGCACCATCTCTGCCACATGCTGGAGCTTGACCCCGAGCGCGGAATCGAGCTCGGTTTGTTTGAGTTCTTGCACTCCCGGATCCAGAGTCGCCTGCCATTCTACTGGTGCATGGCCACCAAGGCCTTCGCTCTGCTCCTCCGCTGTCCAGAGGGTCAGCGCCGCTTCGATGCTATTGATGGGGTGAAGCTGCTGTTCGAAGTTTTTCAGGAGATCGAGATCGACCCCAAGAAAATGCTGCCCCGCCAGAAGGTTATGAGCTGGGAGTTCGTGGTCCTGGCCCTCCTCAACGGCCTCCATAGCAAGCGCGCTCTTTGGCGTAGCCGGGAGTTCACGCCGCTGCCCTGCTATGTGGGCCGCTTGATGTCCACCGAGACCAATCCCCGCCTGCAGGTGTCCTGCCTGAAGGCGCTGCGGGAGCTGGGCGTGATGCCGTGCATCAAGCGCTACATCATCGGCAACTGGCTGGAGGATGTGCGTCAACTCTTCTGCCTGGATGCGGATGCCGAGTGTCCCCGGGATGCTTTGCTCGACTGGCTGCGTCGCGATATAGCTGATAGCAGCTAA